In Candida orthopsilosis Co 90-125, chromosome 4 draft sequence, a single genomic region encodes these proteins:
- a CDS encoding Hap31 transcription factor that regulates CYC1 yields the protein MEQNARDLELREQDRWLPIANVARLMKNTLPPTAKVSKDAKECMQECVSEFISFITSEASDKCLREKRKTINGEDILYSMYDLGFENYAEVLKIYLAKYREQQVLRQERGETRLTKKQAKLQAAQQQAAQEAAAASEESGETREIEEIVESSY from the coding sequence ATGGAACAGAATGCCAGAGATTTAGAACTACGAGAACAGGATCGGTGGTTACCCATTGCAAATGTCGCCAGACTTATGAAGAACACTCTACCACCTACGGCCAAGGTCTCGAAAGATGCTAAAGAATGTATGCAGGAGTGTGTTTCAGAATTTATATCATTCATTACCAGTGAAGCTTCGGATAAATGCTTGAGAGAAAAGAGGAAAACAATCAATGGAGAAGACATACTATACCTGATGTACGATTTAGggtttgaaaattatgCTGAGGTATTGAAGATATATCTTGCTAAATACAGAGAGCAGCAAGTGCTTAGACAGGAGAGAGGTGAAACAAGACTCACAAAGAAGCAGGCTAAATTGCAAGCTGCGCAACAACAAGCGGCACAAGAGGCTGCTGCGGCCTCGGAGGAGTCAGGAGAGAcaagagaaattgaagagaTAGTGGAAAGCAGCTATTAG
- a CDS encoding Ypt31 protein gives MADNTDDYSYDYEYLYKIVLIGDSGVGKSNLLSRFTRDEFNLESRSTIGVEFATRTLEIDGKRVKAQIWDTAGQERYRAITSAYYRGAVGALIVYDIAKTESYESVSRWLKELKEHADANIVIELVGNKSDLDHLRAVPTEEARNFALENNLLFTEASALSSDNVDLSFHQLLKNIYEMISKHQLDTNEQGGLKAPSNGPTISLTPAPKEKKSSKNNSNCC, from the coding sequence ATGGCAGACAACACTGACGATTATTCCTACGACTACGAATACTTGTACAAAATTGTCCTCATTGGTGATTCAGGCGTtggtaaatcaaatttgttatCGAGATTCACACGAGATGAATTTAATTTAGAAAGTAGGTCCActattggtgttgaatttgCCACTCGAACTTTGGAAATCGACGGGAAAAGAGTTAAAGCACAAATCTGGGATACTGCTGGACAAGAAAGATATAGAGCAATCACATCAGCTTACTATCGTGGTGCAGTTGGCGCTTTGATCGTTTATGATATTGCCAAGACTGAGAGTTATGAAAGTGTTAGTCGTTGGTTAAAAGAGTTGAAAGAACATGCAGATGCAAATATTGTCATTGAATTAGTGGGTAATAAATCTGATTTGGATCATTTGCGAGCTGTACCAACGGAAGAAGCAAGAAATTTCGCCTTAGAAAATAACTTGTTATTTACTGAAGCATCTGCGTTGAGTTCTGATAATGTTGATTTGAGTTTCCAccagttgttgaagaatatcTATGAAATGATATCGAAACATCAATTAGATACTAATGAACAAGGTGGTTTAAAAGCGCCAAGCAATGGACCAACGATAAGTTTGACACCAGCTCcaaaggagaagaagagtAGTAAGAATAATTCAAACTGTTGTTAA
- a CDS encoding Ecm22 transcription factor (transcription factor with zinc cluster DNA-binding motif), translating to MTSESNSSENKTTTTGEGDNAFLERNIPRDKATDSVTKPRKISKSKSKSKLTPAPSNDSPRSVASSMAASRSQQEKQKRRKHKNSKLGCPNCKQRRVKCSEDLPSCANCIKHKVECGYLSYTKEEIEELKQAKLERQQVMSEQKLDSKSESDETDHQMGIDSNNASPLTDSGKNHGTRENKKKKASSSPKKIIKPKSKRTTSKTTQVSVQRHGKSFDNRSTTNSASNTSLTESYGNQFQSQDNVNHNPSEGMVIQNFDNLLGHDSGAENSIIFPIYRMHQNHTEHLSNNLNFPSEHSTAIPPNLPNTPTSILPPNALPGAIIRPTSILISRHRKHINYAKENNELFKKTNSGIIQGDMTLEPIRHVYWSWLKSFVYLGTSHPLRFYCLLNICANYLISNSFEDSYKMYSVGRARSPIERGKELAHMRQTCLVKTIHYYDQVIKRLRSMLASSGPDPDATCTVSYMLSLTSIYDPERSLYSTNCYREGLFDMLEYYNNLNVPIEKPSIVQIELKLMTNIMMTGNLPAYDSMFLTEARQMFIAFGEILFSLCEQGTLSLESDHPWVRTSQFLQLKYHQLLQFLNETIDVYIPQINDKITDLEVQQDLLYQMLTKWVIIFPSQLLFPTSSQGPLEKTMYLFYKFVKKALFAIFPHVKFFFLRNFDGPILLDVYASDDYTIYQELSQPPALKNDSSHYEPHVDQLKLIAAFLIRGSTYFRKRFAILYPILMRFIAMHDFQGSDINKWRKTIQNIAELREQFCEKMQVTEVNMKSFINGYVQKCNYPLPGSEIRAGIEGNSLTNDSAVDFTTLLPSGLLVGDYDPAFG from the coding sequence ATGACTTCAGAGTCCAACTCATctgaaaataaaacaacCACAACTGGCGAGGGGGATAATGCATTCTTAGAACGAAATATTCCTCGAGATAAAGCCACAGATTCAGTTACCAAGCCAaggaaaatttcaaaatcgaAATCCAAATCTAAATTGACACCAGCACCATCCAATGACTCTCCTCGATCAGTAGCATCGAGTATGGCTGCGTCAAGATCCCAACAGGAGAAACAGAAGAGGCGAAAACACAAGAATTCAAAGCTAGGATGCCCCAATTGTAAACAACGACGCGTCAAATGTTCAGAGGACCTACCCTCATGTGCTAATTGTATTAAACATAAAGTTGAATGTGGATACTTGAGCTATACTAAGGAGGAGATCGAAGAGCTTAAACAAGCGAAGCTTGAGCGACAGCAAGTAATGAGTGAACAGaaattggattcaaagTCGGAATCTGATGAGACTGATCACCAAATGGGAATAGACTCAAATAATGCATCTCCTTTGACCGACTCTGGTAAAAATCACGGGACAAGagaaaacaagaagaagaaagctTCAAGCAGCCCCAAAAAGATTATAAAGCCTAAATCTAAGCGCACGACTTCGAAAACTACACAGGTTCTGGTGCAAAGACATGGtaaatcatttgataaccgttcaacaacaaacagCGCATCCAACACATCTTTGACGGAAAGCTATGgtaatcaatttcaatctcaaGACAATGTAAACCACAACCCTAGCGAAGGAATGGTTATTCAAAACTTTGATAACTTGTTGGGCCACGATTCTGGAGCCGaaaattcaataatttttccaatttatcGAATGCATCAAAACCATACCGAGCATCTCAGTAATAATCTCAACTTTCCCTCGGAACATAGCACAGCAATACCGCCAAATCTACCGAATACACCAACGTCAATACTACCGCCAAATGCTCTACCTGGAGCTATTATCAGACCTACACTGATTTTAATTAGTCGCCATAGAAAACATATTAATTAcgcaaaagaaaataatgaATTGTTTAAGAAAACAAATCTGGGAATTATTCAGGGTGATATGACTCTTGAGCCTATAAGGCATGTTTATTGGTCATGGTTAAAATCATTTGTTTATCTAGGCACTTCCCACCCTTTGAGGTTTTACTGTTTACTCAATATTTGTGCTAATTACCTAATTTCCAATAGTTTTGAAGATTCATACAAAATGTACAGTGTTGGACGGGCAAGGTCGCCAATTGAACGTGGCAAAGAGTTGGCTCACATGCGTCAAACGTGTCTCGTAAAGACAATACACTACTACGACCAAGTCATTAAACGATTACGATCAATGTTGGCCTCAAGTGGTCCGGATCCTGATGCCACTTGTACTGTCTCTTATATGTTGAGTCTAACGTCAATTTACGATCCTGAACGATCCTTATACTCAACTAATTGTTATCGAGAGGGTTTATTTGATATGTTGGAGTATTACAATAACTTAAATGTACCGATAGAGAAACCATCGATTGTGCAAATagagttgaaattgatgacaaATATCATGATGACGGGGAATTTGCCAGCTTATGATTCTATGTTTTTAACTGAAGCTCGTCAGATGTTCATTGCATTTGGGGAGATTTTATTTTCCTTGTGCGAGCAAGGCACACTTTCATTGGAGTCCGACCATCCATGGGTTCGGACTAGTCAATTCCTACAACTAAAGTATCACcaacttttgcaattctTAAATGAAACTATCGATGTTTACATCCCACAAATCAATGATAAAATTACAGATTTAGAGGTACAACAAGACTTGCTATACCAGATGTTAACCAAATGGGTAATTATATTTCCTAGCCAACTACTTTTTCCAACATCAAGTCAAGGCCCACTTGAAAAAACCATGTATttgttttacaaatttgtgaaaaagGCTTTATTCGCCATTTTCCCCCACGTGAAGTTCTTTTTCTTGCGTAATTTTGATGGTCCTATATTGTTGGATGTATACGCTAGTGATGACTATACCATTTACCAAGAGCTATCGCAACCGCCAGCATTGAAGAATGATTCTTCTCATTATGAACCCCACGTAGACCAATTGAAGCTTATTGCAGCATTTTTGATTCGTGGGTCAACATATTTCCGTAAACGGTTTGCCATATTGTACCCCATACTAATGCGATTTATTGCCATGCATGATTTCCAAGGCAGTGATATAAACAAGTGGCGAAAGACAATTCAAAACATTGCAGAATTGAGAGAACAATTTTGTGAAAAGATGCAAGTCACGGAAGTGAATATGAAGTCATTTATTAATGGGTATGTCCAAAAGTGCAATTATCCATTACCAGGGAGTGAAATAAGGGCTGGAATAGAGGGCAATAGTCTTACGAATGACTCGGCTGTTGATTTTACAACCTTGCTCCCTCTGGGATTATTGGTTGGTGATTATGATCCTGCTTTCGGGTGA
- a CDS encoding Snp3 U6 snRNA-associated protein (the C. orthopsilosis gene lacks an intron present in the C. parapsilosis ortholog; similar to C. and C. albicans SNP3) yields the protein MLFFSFFKTLVDQEVTVELKNDMEIRGILKSVDQYLNLKLDDITCTNCDKYPYLDAVKNLFIRGSTVRYVHMNPNSVDCTLLQDASRREAMVQASK from the coding sequence ATGTTGTTTTTCAGTTTTTTCAAGACCTTGGTGGATCAAGAGGTCACTGTTGAGCTCAAGAATGATATGGAAATAAGGGGAATATTGAAGTCGGTGGACCAATACttgaacttgaaattggatgatatAACATGCACAAATTGTGATAAATATCCTTACCTAGATGCTGTTAAAAATCTATTCATTAGAGGGTCTACTGTACGATACGTGCATATGAACCCCAACTCAGTCGATTGTACGTTACTACAAGATGCATCAAGAAGAGAGGCAATGGTGCAAGCTTCGAAATGA
- a CDS encoding Smb1 protein (S. cerevisiae homolog SMB1 has role nuclear mRNA splicing, via spliceosome and localizes to U1 snRNP, U2-type prespliceosome, U4/U6 x U5 tri-snRNP complex, U5 snRNP) has product MSTKLPINKKTKMSDLINNRLKIHTVDNRTYTGTLLSFDKHLNLVLADTEEARITKKSLQDLRTQSQKKANKKLPISSSNTPLFPTEIPKSNKPDLARRHVGLIILRGEQIVNFTIESGVSSDNKAGTSVGSGSGSGTSRPLKQPVSKLKKIA; this is encoded by the exons ATG TCAACTAAACTACCTATTAACAAAAAGACCAAAATGTCAGACTTGATAAACAATCGTTTAAAGATACATACGGTTGATAATAGAACTTACACAGGAACACTTCTTTCGTTTGACAAGCATCTCAATTTAGTATTGGCTGACACAGAAGAAGCAAGAATAACCAAAAAAAGTTTACAGGATTTACGAACACAGAGCCAGAAAAAGGCAAATAAGAAATTACCCATCAGTTCAAGTAATACACCATTATTTCCTACTGAAATTCCAAAGAGTAATAAACCCGATTTAGCAAGGAGACATGTTGGATTAATTATATTAAGAGGAGAgcaaattgtcaatttcacTATTGAAAGTGGTGTATCGAGTGATAATAAAGCTGGTACTTCTGTAGGATCTGGATCTGGGTCTGGAACCAGCCGACCTTTGAAACAACCAGTGagtaaattgaaaaagattgctTAA
- a CDS encoding Nrk1 protein (S. cerevisiae homolog NRK1 has ribosylnicotinamide kinase activity, has role in nicotinamide riboside metabolic process, NAD biosynthesis via nicotinamide riboside salvage pathway and localizes to cytoplasm), whose protein sequence is MTGQNDKIVLAAFGGPSSSGKTTVAQTLKALLPDVTLIHLDDFYLTDSQIPIDEATGYQNWDCPEAIDFVKFTTYISNIKSGKEQAPIESIQSNDLNLKLEANEKKAILDKIGQNDRKFKGKQLVFIDGFMLFHNPEIIKLFDIELLFHASLGTLKKRRESRGGYNTVEGFWVDPPDYFEKIVWPAFLKSHKYLFVDENVDNKLKPEVLKRFNIYDINNDDDSTLSELIQKSLDIIIDNL, encoded by the coding sequence ATGACGGGACAAAATGATAAGATCGTGCTTGCCGCTTTTGGAGGACCCTCTTCAAGTGGGAAAACAACAGTTGCACAAACCTTAAAAGCTCTACTTCCTGATGTGACATTAATCCATTTGGACGATTTCTACCTCACTGATTCACAAATACCCATCGATGAGGCAACTGGATACCAAAATTGGGATTGTCCGGAggcaattgattttgtaaagtTTACTACCTACATCCTGAATATAAAGTCGGGGAAGGAGCAAGCTCCCATAGAGTCCATCCAATCAAACGACTTGAACTTAAAATTGGAGGCGAATGAAAAGAAGGCAATACTCGATAAAATAGGTCAGAATGACAGAAAATTCAAAGGAAAGCAATTGGTATTTATTGACGGATTTATGTTATTTCATAACCCagaaattatcaaattgtttgacATTGAGCTTCTTTTCCATGCATCATTGGgcactttgaaaaagaggCGAGAATCAAGAGGTGGCTACAATACAGTTGAAGGATTCTGGGTAGATCCACCCGACtactttgaaaagattgtttGGCCGGCGTTTTTAAAGTCACACAAGTatttatttgttgatgaaaacgtggataacaaattgaaaccagaAGTTTTAAAACGATTCAACATCTACGATATTAATAACGATGATGATTCTACTCTACTGGAATTAATTCAGAAATCACTTGATATTATTATAGACAACTTATAG
- a CDS encoding Asf1 protein (protein similar to S. cerevisiae Asf1p, a chromatin assembly complex component): protein MSIVSLTGIEVLNNPAKFTDPYEFQITFECLEPLKEDLEWKLTYVGSSDSLDHDQELDSILVGPVPVGVNSFLFTADAPSPELIPASELVSVTVIILSCSYNDREFVRVGYYVNNEYDTEELRENPPAKVQVDHVVRNILAEKPRVTRFNIVWDNEGAADEYPPEQQEEEEEEDDEEEQDEEEGEEVDEEDEEEEEDDLEVDLDDEEMVEEVSTLNDKEQNATPPATASSEVVEEVDTPKDS from the coding sequence ATGTCAATTGTCTCACTAACAGGGATTGAAGTGCTCAACAACCCCGCTAAATTTACCGACCCTtatgaatttcaaatcacatTTGAATGTCTTGAACCATTAAAAGAAGACCTTGAATGGAAATTAACTTACGTTGGTTCGTCAGATTCACTAGATCATGATCAAGAACTTGATTCTATCTTAGTTGGTCCCGTACCTGTGGGagtcaattcttttctatTCACTGCTGATGCACCTAGTCCTGAATTGATTCCAGCTAGTGAATTGGTTAGTGTTACGGTCATTATTCTTAGTTGTTCATATAACGATCGAGAATTTGTTCGGGTGGGATATTATGTCAATAATGAATATGATACGGAGGAGTTAAGAGAGAATCCACCTGCTAAAGTGCAGGTTGACCATGTGGTTAGGAACATCTTGGCGGAGAAGCCTAGGGTAACGAGATTTAATATTGTTTGGGATAATGAAGGTGCTGCGGATGAGTATCCTCCTgaacaacaagaagaggaggaagaggaagatgatgaggaggaacaagatgaagaagagggaGAAGAGGTGgatgaggaagatgaagaagaggaagaagatgacCTTGAGGTTGATTTGgacgatgaagaaatggTGGAGGAAGTGTCGACATTGAATGATAAAGAACAAAATGCAACACCTCCAGCAACAGCTAGTTCGGAAGTAGTTGAAGAAGTAGATACGCCGAAAGATAGTTAA
- a CDS encoding Rft1 protein (S. cerevisiae homolog RFT1 has role in protein N-linked glycosylation, glycolipid translocation and localizes to endoplasmic reticulum membrane) encodes MERSQAQPIATDKFDGSEADIVDESAKGISSLILVQVITKLFTFLLNQTLIRFVSPDVFGLIVYLEFLQSSTLFISRESSRLAVQRVTHDQTKTRTLQKVMNFGFLPLIIAIPVTLLIGYFQGIKSINFQKYFLNVPFHRVSIGVIILSTILELSIEPIYCVYQYELEFGKRSKFEGIALATKCMTTFGAIYLTRQYFDGINFSGAAILSFMVGQLAYSATLFISYGMSFSKFNERKGTHIKYGVVSNEEVPKFDPAVLSVLKSLFVQSIFKQVLTEGDKLLISHLCTIEEQGVYAVIVNYGSIIARLLFQPLEESTRLLLAKIVNSTEIPKGESLAQSFTYIKMISLFYFNLCLFIMFAGITNGSFLLRIMIGSKTKWAQSNIFDLFTLYVTYIPFLAFNGVFEAFFTVIVQPCEIQRYSKFMTFITAIVLVMSYVLISVIELRLAGLILANIINMAMRICYCYRSINKYYGTRIRLLTCLWYTSGSIICTIASWIVQYIFVFKSESFVTKNWSELFKSTIFSGILLANLLILERQNIQNSIKRIFKIKDE; translated from the coding sequence ATGGAAAGGTCACAAGCACAACCAATTGCCACCGACAAGTTTGATGGTTCCGAGgctgatattgttgatgagtCCGCCAAAGGAATCTCGTCTTTAATCCTAGTTCAAGTGATTACAAAGTTATTCACTTTTTTATTAAATCAAACCTTGATTAGATTCGTTTCTCCTGATGTTTTTGGATTGATTGTTTACTTGGagtttcttcaatcatCGACTTTGTTCATCAGTAGAGAGTCTTCTCGATTAGCAGTACAAAGAGTTACTCATGATCAAACCAAAACACGAACTTTGCAAAAAGTGATgaattttggatttttACCGCTCATTATAGCAATTCCAGTAACATTACTCATTGGATACTTTCAAGGGATCAAGTCTATCAACTTTCAGAAGTATTTTTTGAATGTTCCGTTCCATAGGGTTTCAATTGGGGTCATCATCTTGCTGACCATTCTTGAGTTGAGTATTGAACCCATTTATTGTGTTTATCAATATGAATTAGAGTTTGGCAAACGATCAAAGTTTGAAGGAATTGCGCTAGCTACGAAATGTATGACTACATTTGGAGCCATTTATTTAACACGTCAGTACTTTGATGGCATCAACTTTAGTGGAGCTGCCATCTTGTCTTTTATGGTCGGTCAACTCGCCTACTCGGCAACGTTGTTCATCTCGTATGGCATGTCCTTTTCGAAATTCAATGAAAGAAAAGGCACTCATATTAAGTATGGTGTTGTCAGCAACGAAGAGGTTCCCAAATTTGACCCTGCTGTCTTATCTGTATTAAAGAGTCTTTTCGTGCAGCTGATCTTCAAGCAGGTACTAACAGAGGGTGATAAATTATTGATCAGTCATCTATGCACAATCGAAGAACAAGGGGTGTACGCCGTGATTGTCAATTACGGCTCAATAATCGCAAGATTGTTATTTCAGCCGTTGGAAGAATCAACTAGGTTACTATTGGCAAAAATAGTGAACAGTACTGAAATCCCTAAAGGCGAGTCTTTGGCTCAATCGTTTACTTATATCAAAATGATTAGCTTGTTTTATTTCAACTTGTGTTTATTCATTATGTTTGCTGGAATCACGAACGGCTCATTCTTACTTCGTATTATGATAGGAAGTAAAACAAAGTGGGCACAATCCAACATATTCGACTTATTCACCCTTTATGTCACATACATTCCCTTCCTTGCGTTCAATGGTGTTTTTGAAGCTTTTTTTACTGTAATTGTACAACCCTGTGAGATTCAAAGGTATTCCAAGTTTATGACATTTATCACAGCTATTGTGTTAGTTATGCTGTATGTTTTAATCTCTGTCATAGAATTGAGATTGGCAGGATTGATACTCGccaatatcatcaatatgGCTATGAGAATTTGCTACTGCTACCGCTCAATTAACAAGTACTACGGTACAAGGATTAGGCTACTAACTTGCTTGTGGTACACCTCCGGATCAATAATATGCACAATAGCTTCCTGGATTGTGCAGTACATTTTTGTCTTTAAACTGGAGTCATTTGTTACAAAGAACTGGTCTGAATTGTTTAAAAGCACAATCTTTTCCGGAATTCTTTTAGCTAACCTTTTGATTCTAGAAAGGCAGAATATTCAAAACTCAATAAAGAGGATCTTTAAAATAAAGGACGAATAG
- a CDS encoding Mnt2 protein (S. cerevisiae homolog MNT2 has alpha-1,3-mannosyltransferase activity and has role in protein O-linked glycosylation) — MIEKLTKNRSSQRTFIYSGVVIWLLVINIWLFYTYHARNNESRYLTKSSIYDQYDPANVQSPQQQQLLEKPSTKTFKDDITIKLLQKQQSKEKDVRKIDAHATIYDKIFANHEIDSIFGNLNFQQRCDLFFQNLFIDDKNWIFRVNEKIELENKHEFKFNDWRKNHLENYKKDFAEKNNKNKDEVENTAEFETFIRKGYEDFWNRTMTYEQKIVDHVSILRIFNKCYLTSDNTTQIKRTEEFINKQHKLIRGINVASKSGRGIPSFSYTKQENLINFKSIKHSAFEHRVYPWLSFEYPIYERFTGEVFYKPPQMSKFVKDDSQKTSKSYKDSEQMDFFLNRFKNKCNGKGIVLSIGDDHVDDTVRLIHLLRALNNKLPIQIVYYDDISEETKKKIVTAGREVIVTLPKSFDKVAHNFPDDYLKNEKGLPEQEIWFVNTYNVIHSDYKDKFKKFANKFLATFFNSFEEIMLIDADTVMMQTPEYFFNLLGYKESGTYFYKDRTTFETRPMSDAVFFKKIGPSIVDSVMFDIPIMTKYTLDTDFFKGLFHYQESGLVMLNRKIHFNALLMMFQLNFYEPVTKRSHGDKELFWLAMAIAGEENYVFDENYAASIGVKTPPSDRPKLDGHTPHDSVELCSPHPGHVSSEDNALVWINSGFLYCSKSPQLDFDKEAEHKARLKWLHTADEFRAFYTSPLRIQSAIIPPMDLHNWAINTDDEPSRGWFMDSRYCSGYMWCAYSSIGGKTKTGENNKRVGRIIDFSVREQEMFEYYGDVWVGLE, encoded by the coding sequence atgattgaaaagttgaccAAGAACAGATCCAGTCAACGTACATTTATATACTCAGGAGTAGTAATATGGCTACTTGTCATCAATATTTGGCTATTTTACACCTATCATGCACGTAATAATGAACTGCGATACTTGACAAAATCCTCGATTTACGACCAATATGATCCGGCTAATGTTCAGCTgccacaacaacagcagttGCTAGAGAAACCGTCAACAAAGACTTTCAAAGATGACATTACCATCAAATTATTACAAAAACAGCAACTGAAGGAAAAGGACGTACGTAAAATAGATGCTCATGCTACTATATATGACAAGATTTTTGCCAatcatgaaattgattccatttttggaaatttaaattttcaacaacggtgtgatttatttttccaaaacctatttattgatgataagaATTGGATTTTCAGAgttaatgaaaaaattgaattggaaaacaaacatgaatttaaatttaatGACTGGAGGAAAAATCATTTAGAAAATTACAAGAAAGATTTTGCtgaaaaaaacaacaagaataaagatgaagttgaaaatacggctgaatttgaaacatttaTTAGAAAGGGGTATGAAGATTTTTGGAATAGGACAATGACTTATgaacaaaaaattgttgatcatgTGTCCATATTGAGAATTTTTAATAAGTGTTATCTTACTAGTGATAACACCACTCAAATCAAGCGAACTGAGGAGTTTATTAATAAACAACATAAACTTATCCGTGGAATCAATGTTGCTTCCAAGAGTGGTAGGGGTATACCGTCCTTTAGTTACaccaaacaagaaaatctcatcaatttcaaatcaatcaagcATAGTGCATTTGAGCATCGTGTTTATCCTTGGTTATCATTTGAGTACCCTATTTACGAACGGTTTACTGGTGAAGTGTTTTATAAACCACCACAAATGTCGAAATTTGTCAAGGATGATTCACAAAAGACTTCTAAATCATACAAGGATTCCGAACAAAtggatttctttttaaacaGATTCAAGAATAAATGTAATGGAAAGGGAAttgttttatcaattggtgatgatcATGTTGATGATACAGTACGATTAATCCACTTACTTCGTGCTTTAAACAACAAGCTACCTATTCAAATTGTGTATTACGATGATATACTGGAAGAAACtaagaaaaagattgttACTGCTGGACGTGAGGTTATTGTCACCTTACCTAAATCATTCGACAAAGTTGCTCATAATTTCCCGGATGATTacttgaaaaatgaaaaggGTTTACCTGAACAAGAAATTTGGTTTGTCAATACCTATAATGTCATTCATAGTGATTACAAGGAtaaattcaagaaattcGCCAACAAGTTTCTTGCtacatttttcaattcatttgaagagattATGTTGATTGATGCTGATACAGTAATGATGCAAACACCAGaatatttcttcaacttaCTAGGTTACAAGGAATCAGGAACTTATTTTTATAAAGATAGGACGACATTTGAAACCAGACCAATGTCAGATGCTGTgtttttcaagaaaatagGACCATCAATTGTCGATTCAGTCATGTTTGATATCCCCATAATGACCAAATACACTCTCGATACCGATTTCTTTAAAGGATTATTCCATTATCAAGAATCGGGGTTGGTAATGCTTAATCGAAAAATTCATTTCAATGCATTATTAATGATGttccaattgaatttttatGAACCAGTGACTAAGCGAAGTCATGGAGATAAAGAATTGTTTTGGTTAGCAATGGCCATTGCTGGTGAAGAAAACTATGTATTTGACGAAAATTATGCTGCTTCCATTGGAGTCAAAACACCTCCATCGGATCGTCCAAAATTAGACGGTCATACGCCTCATGATTCAGTTGAATTATGTTCTCCACATCCGGGGCATGTGTCAAGTGAAGATAATGCTTTGGTGTGGATCAATTCAGGCTTTCTTTACTGTTCAAAATCCCCCCAATTGGATTTCGATAAAGAAGCTGAACATAAAGCTCGATTGAAATGGTTGCATACTGCTGATGAATTTAGAGCATTCTATACAAGTCCCTTGCGTATCCAATCGGCAATTATCCCACCTATGGATTTACATAATTGGGCCATAAACACTGATGATGAGCCTAGTCGAGGTTGGTTTATGGATAGTCGATATTGTTCTGGATATATGTGGTGCGCTTATTCGTCAATTGGTGGAAAAACTAAAACGGGAGAGAATAATAAACGTGTCGGTAGAATTATTGATTTCAGTGTACGTGAACAGGAAATGTTTGAGTATTATGGAGATGTTTGGGTTGGTTTGGAGTAA